CCGTTCATGCCCTCGACGACTCCAAATCTGGCGCGCGCCGAGAATCTGGTGTCGAACGGCAACGGCGTATATTTCATGATATCGATCGTGTATTTGTAGAAGTTGTTCGACCCGCCCAGCATGGGCGTGCCAAGATCGAACCCGCCGCCGACCCGCCATCCGCTCCGGGGATCGAGATAATAGTCCCGAGTATCCCTGAACAACGTGGTCCGGAATCCGGTCGTCGTCTGACTCCCCAATTGCCGGCAAATCAGCGGCAGCAAGTCCGGACAGAGCCCCGGCTGCGGATCTTTGAATTTCAGCTGTTCCGCCACCAGACTGACACTTCCGGTCACATACTCGGACAGCCACCGGCCGAAGGTCACGCTGGCGCCTGACTTTTCCTCAAAGTAGGAGATATAGTTCGTCATGCTGCGATAGACATCGAGCTGAACCGAGGTCAGGCTGTCATTCAAATAGGGATTGCGGAACGTGATCAGACCGAGGGACCGTTGCTGACCGAGCTGCCCGCGGACACGGCCCATATACCCGTTGCCGCCGAGATTCCCCTCGGTGATATCGGCAATGGCCACGAGCTTGTCTAGGGTGCTGAATCCGCCGCCGATACTGAACTGGCCGGTAGGCTTTTCCTTGACCCGCACATTCAGATCGACCTTGTCCGCATCGACTTGCGCGGGCAGGATTTCAACGGTCTCGAAAAAATTCAGGTTGTTCAGCCGCTGAAAACTTCGCTTCAGTGAGGGCGTGTCGATGACATCCTGCTCGTCAACACGGATTTCCCGGCGGATGACGTTGTCGCGGGTCTTGTCGTTGCCATTGATATTGATCTGCCGGATCCGCATCATCTCTCCCTCTTTAATGGTGAGAATGATGCTGGCGGTGCGTTCCTCGTTGTTCGGATTCACGTTTGGCACGACATCGGCAAACGCATAGCCCCTGCTGCCGTACATGTCCGTGAGACGCGTGATCTCATCCCGGATCTTGGCCCGTTGAAAAATCTCACCATCTTTGATCTTCAGTTTTTCACGAAGCTCCGCATCCTCGAAGACGGTGTATCCGCGGAATCCCACCTCCGCCACGGTAAAGGGTTCGCCCTCCGATACGGAGTATGTGATGATGAACCACTTCTTGTCTTCCGTCAGTTCCACCGTGGGCAATCCGACCTGCACATTCAAGTAACCCTTATTCAACAGGACTTCCTTGACTCGCTCGACATCGTTCGCCAACTCATCCTGTTTCAGAATACCGGCGTCCGACACGAACGAGGGCATCTTCAGTTGCGTGAACAGCCCATACCAGGGAATCCACTCACGCGTGGCCGTGACCTTGAACACCTCTTCTTTCGTCGCCGCGCGCATGCCCTCGAAGACGACGGCCTTCACCCGGGCCTTGTCCCCTTCCTTCACAAAGAAGGTCAGGCGCTTGCGGTCTTCGTCCAACGTCTGCACGACCGGGATCACCTGCGCGTTGTAATACCCGTCCTCCTGATAGGCGAGACGAATTTTCTCGGCGCTCTCTTTGGCTTGCTGCTGATCCAGAAAAGATTGACTCTTGATCGTGGTCTTTTCTTTCAGCTTATCGTCACTTAGATTTTCATTCCCGTCGTACACAATCTCCGTAATGAAGGGCTTCTCCCGGACGACAAACGCCACCGCCGTGCCGCCCTCATCCGTGTCGGTCTCGACCTGCACATCCTCAAAAAACCCCGTATCGTACAGAACTTTGACTTGCCCACGAACTGTTTCCGGCGTGTAGTGGTCACCGACCTTGAGGGTCAGACGTCCGGCGATCGCGGGCAGCTCGATCCGCTTATTGCCACGAATCTCGATGGTCTTGACCTTCAGGCCAGTCACCTGTGCAACCGCATCCCCCACCACCAGGCAGGAGAGGATGAGCGCCAGCATCACGACACACCATTGCAACTTGCCATACCCGCTCAACAACACAAACCCAGATCCCCCTGCCAATATAGTGTAGACGGCCACGATGTTCTGAGACCGTATCCGAAACTCCCGCAAGGCCTGAGCCGAAGTCATGTCACTCGGCCGATCCTAATTCTGAGGAACCACCTTCGCGGCGCGTCTCTCGGTAAGAGAAACCGCCCCGCACGTTTGCTATGCAGGCCGATGCGACCCGTGACGCAAAACTCTCGGATTATATTGAGCCCTTTCCATGATGTAAAGAAATATGGCGGCGTCACAATCGCTGCGCGCAGCGACCGGGAAAGGTTGCCCGTTTCTTGACATCACTTCACCCATCACATACTATCCCACCGATGTCATCGCACACCGTCAGAAAAGCCATTATCCCTGCGGCAGGCTTGGGCACTCGCTTCCTCCCCGCCACAAAAGCTTCCCCCAAAGAGATGTTGCCGCTGGTCGATAAACCGCTGATCCAATACACAGTTGAAGAAGCCGTCGCCTCAGGCATCGAAGACATCATCGTCATCACGGGCCGAGGCAAGCGCGCCATCGAAGATCACTTCGACCGCTCCGTCGAGCTGGAAGAAAATCTCAAAGGGACCGGCAAGTCCCAGATGCTCAACCAGATCCGTCAGATTTCGAACCTCGCGAATTTTTGCTATGTCCGCCAGTCCGAAGCCTTGGGACTGGGCCATGCCGTGCTCTGCGCGCAACATCTGATCGGTGATGAACCGTTCGCGGTCATCCTCGGAGATGAAATCATCGACGCCCAGGTCCCGGCCCTCGCCCAACTCATCCACGTATACAAGAAACGCCATGGGGCTGTGCTGGGTGTACAGGAAGTCCCGAAACAAGACGTCGGCCGCTAC
Above is a window of Nitrospira lenta DNA encoding:
- the galU gene encoding UTP--glucose-1-phosphate uridylyltransferase GalU, which produces MSSHTVRKAIIPAAGLGTRFLPATKASPKEMLPLVDKPLIQYTVEEAVASGIEDIIVITGRGKRAIEDHFDRSVELEENLKGTGKSQMLNQIRQISNLANFCYVRQSEALGLGHAVLCAQHLIGDEPFAVILGDEIIDAQVPALAQLIHVYKKRHGAVLGVQEVPKQDVGRYGIVTPTKLGKGLHRVDDLVEKPSPAEAPSRLAVIGRYILPPEIFPILRKTRPGKNGEIQLTDALKELAKKSPMYAHEVVGHRHDAGDKLGFLIATVEFALKNPSLGPEFHEYLANRMRPATGTRRT
- the bamA gene encoding outer membrane protein assembly factor BamA; the protein is MTSAQALREFRIRSQNIVAVYTILAGGSGFVLLSGYGKLQWCVVMLALILSCLVVGDAVAQVTGLKVKTIEIRGNKRIELPAIAGRLTLKVGDHYTPETVRGQVKVLYDTGFFEDVQVETDTDEGGTAVAFVVREKPFITEIVYDGNENLSDDKLKEKTTIKSQSFLDQQQAKESAEKIRLAYQEDGYYNAQVIPVVQTLDEDRKRLTFFVKEGDKARVKAVVFEGMRAATKEEVFKVTATREWIPWYGLFTQLKMPSFVSDAGILKQDELANDVERVKEVLLNKGYLNVQVGLPTVELTEDKKWFIITYSVSEGEPFTVAEVGFRGYTVFEDAELREKLKIKDGEIFQRAKIRDEITRLTDMYGSRGYAFADVVPNVNPNNEERTASIILTIKEGEMMRIRQININGNDKTRDNVIRREIRVDEQDVIDTPSLKRSFQRLNNLNFFETVEILPAQVDADKVDLNVRVKEKPTGQFSIGGGFSTLDKLVAIADITEGNLGGNGYMGRVRGQLGQQRSLGLITFRNPYLNDSLTSVQLDVYRSMTNYISYFEEKSGASVTFGRWLSEYVTGSVSLVAEQLKFKDPQPGLCPDLLPLICRQLGSQTTTGFRTTLFRDTRDYYLDPRSGWRVGGGFDLGTPMLGGSNNFYKYTIDIMKYTPLPFDTRFSARARFGVVEGMNGKDIPLTERFFVGGINTMRGFVFGKAGPVVPNLYTIIGASKQLIFNFDYIFTISADAKLNGVVFFDYGRGFDDNEPLSLNLRKSVGVEGRWISPFGPLRVAYGLNLAPRTGERTGVFEFTIGSLF